In a single window of the Vitis vinifera cultivar Pinot Noir 40024 chromosome 6, ASM3070453v1 genome:
- the LOC100244990 gene encoding RING-H2 finger protein ATL63 → MLSPPDESSISSPFTDFMKSVFSYNGNVMLAAIVSLLLVILFVLVLHIYAKWFLAHARHRRRSSVSVSHVLRPTRFHHFHTFTFETTLSGSPTKGLDSSAISSIPLFVYKAEEHKHGLECVICLSVFEDDDVGRNLPKCGHAFHVQCIDMWLHSHSNCPICRAPAACEKKAVSQPDEAILQEGSIELSEAFIGDLGLIDEDSPMELVVEIPDSENGNAVTDIHDSLSASSSLSSQSSSLGSSLKRMLSRNRSEHKVHPSSISNDSEA, encoded by the coding sequence ATGCTGAGCCCACCTGATGAATCCTCCATCTCCAGCCCATTCACTGATTTCATGAAGAGTGTGTTCTCATACAATGGCAATGTGATGCTGGCCGCCATTGTATCTTTGCTTCTTGTAATTCTCTTTGTCTTGGTGCTCCACATCTATGCCAAGTGGTTCTTAGCTCATGCCCGTCACAGGAGGAGAAGTTCCGTCTCTGTATCGCATGTTCTTCGTCCTACTCGTTTCCACCATTTCCATACATTCACATTTGAGACCACTCTCTCTGGTTCTCCAACCAAGGGTCTTGATTCATCAGCCATTTCTTCCATCCCTCTCTTTGTTTACAAAGCTGAGGAGCATAAGCATGGATTGGAATGTGTGATTTGTCTGAGTGTCTTCGAGGATGATGATGTTGGGAGGAACCTACCAAAATGCGGTCATGCATTTCATGTTCAGTGTATTGATATGTGGCTGCATTCTCACTCCAATTGTCCTATCTGCCGTGCTCCTGCGGCCTGTGAGAAGAAGGCTGTGAGTCAACCAGACGAGGCCATTTTGCAGGAGGGGAGCATTGAATTATCGGAAGCTTTCATCGGTGACTTGGGGTTGATTGATGAGGACTCTCCAATGGAGCTTGTGGTTGAGATTCCTGACTCTGAGAATGGGAATGCGGTTACTGATATTCATGATTCATTGTCAGCATCTTCTTCCTTGTCATCTCAGTCATCGTCATTGGGTTCTTCCTTGAAGAGAATGCTGAGCAGAAACAGATCAGAACACAAGGTCCATCCATCATCCATTTCCAATGACTCAGAAGCTTGA